In Pseudomonas sp. ADAK18, a single window of DNA contains:
- the queE gene encoding 7-carboxy-7-deazaguanine synthase QueE, with the protein MQDTLRITEVFYSLQGETRTAGLPTVFVRLTGCPLRCQYCDSAYAFSGGTVRTLDDILQQVAGYRPRYVCVTGGEPLAQPNAIPLLKQLCDAGYEVSLETSGALDISAVDPRVSRVVDLKTPGSKEVQRNRYENIDLLTANDQVKFVICSREDYEWASSKLIQYGLDRRAGEVLFSPSHHDLSARDLADWVVADNLPVRLQLQLHKYLWNDEPGR; encoded by the coding sequence ATGCAAGACACATTACGCATCACCGAAGTTTTTTACTCGTTACAGGGTGAAACGCGCACTGCCGGCCTGCCCACAGTATTTGTGCGCCTTACCGGTTGCCCGTTGCGTTGCCAATACTGTGACAGCGCTTATGCCTTCAGTGGCGGAACTGTGCGCACCCTGGACGACATCCTCCAGCAAGTGGCCGGCTACCGGCCGCGCTACGTCTGTGTGACGGGCGGCGAGCCCTTGGCACAGCCCAATGCCATTCCTCTGCTCAAGCAGCTCTGCGACGCCGGTTACGAGGTGTCGCTGGAAACCAGCGGTGCCCTGGACATTTCTGCGGTCGATCCTCGGGTCAGCCGTGTGGTCGACCTCAAGACCCCAGGCTCGAAGGAAGTGCAGCGCAATCGCTATGAGAACATCGACCTGCTGACGGCCAACGACCAGGTCAAGTTCGTCATCTGCTCCCGAGAAGACTACGAGTGGGCCAGCTCCAAGCTGATCCAGTACGGTCTCGACCGGCGTGCCGGTGAAGTGCTGTTCTCTCCAAGCCACCATGACCTGAGCGCTCGCGACCTGGCCGACTGGGTGGTTGCGGACAACCTGCCGGTGCGCCTGCAACTGCAACTGCACAAGTATCTCTGGAACGACGAGCCGGGGCGCTGA
- the ybgF gene encoding tol-pal system protein YbgF — MRTCRRVVTVLALSLAPLAVWAAVPVTDSNSGYNNSGSSYPPAGYGTNGAYAGGPATAAPSAQGELFNQLQRMQDQLSQQQGTIEILQNEVNRLKQEGLERYQDLDRRIGNGASPAATPDNSSAGGATSAAGGAAVGAAAASQAPAASSEPGDPAKEKLYYDAAFDLIKAKDFDKASQAFTAFLRKYPNSQYAGNAQYWLGEVNLAKGDLQGAGQAFAKVSQLYPKHAKVPDSLYKLADVERRLGHTDKVKGILQQVVAQYPGTSAAQLAQRDLQRM; from the coding sequence ATGCGAACGTGCCGTCGTGTTGTAACCGTATTGGCTCTCAGCCTGGCACCGCTTGCGGTGTGGGCTGCGGTTCCTGTGACTGATAGCAACTCTGGCTATAACAATAGCGGGAGCAGCTATCCGCCAGCAGGTTATGGCACGAACGGCGCCTATGCTGGGGGACCGGCTACTGCCGCTCCCTCGGCACAGGGCGAGCTGTTCAATCAACTGCAACGCATGCAGGATCAATTGTCGCAGCAGCAAGGCACCATTGAGATTCTGCAAAATGAAGTCAATCGCCTGAAGCAAGAAGGCCTGGAGCGATACCAGGATCTTGATCGGCGCATAGGAAACGGCGCTTCACCCGCCGCTACTCCTGATAATTCTTCTGCCGGTGGTGCCACAAGCGCCGCCGGTGGTGCAGCCGTAGGAGCTGCGGCTGCCAGCCAGGCTCCTGCTGCCAGCAGCGAACCGGGTGATCCGGCGAAGGAAAAACTGTATTACGACGCAGCCTTCGACCTGATCAAAGCCAAGGATTTCGACAAGGCCAGCCAGGCCTTTACCGCATTCCTGCGCAAATACCCGAACAGTCAGTACGCGGGTAATGCCCAGTACTGGTTGGGCGAGGTGAACCTGGCCAAAGGTGATCTGCAAGGTGCAGGTCAGGCGTTTGCCAAGGTCAGCCAGCTCTACCCAAAGCACGCCAAGGTGCCTGATTCGCTGTACAAGCTCGCTGATGTAGAGCGCCGCCTGGGTCATACTGACAAGGTCAAAGGCATTCTGCAGCAGGTGGTGGCCCAATACCCGGGTACTTCCGCCGCTCAGTTGGCTCAGCGTGATTTGCAACGCATGTAA
- the pal gene encoding peptidoglycan-associated lipoprotein Pal has protein sequence MEMLKFGKFAALALALSVAVGCSSKGGDNAGEGAAVDPNAGYGANTGAVDGSLSEEAALRAITTFYFEYDSSDLKPEAMRALDVHAKDLKANGARVVLEGNTDERGTREYNMALGERRAKAVQRYLVLQGVAPGQLELVSYGKERPVATGHDEQSWAQNRRVELRK, from the coding sequence ATGGAAATGCTGAAGTTTGGTAAGTTTGCTGCTCTGGCTCTGGCTCTGTCCGTAGCCGTTGGTTGCTCCTCTAAAGGCGGCGACAATGCCGGTGAAGGCGCAGCTGTTGATCCAAACGCTGGTTACGGCGCTAACACTGGTGCAGTCGACGGCTCCCTGAGCGAAGAAGCTGCTCTGCGCGCTATCACCACTTTCTACTTCGAATACGACAGTTCTGACCTGAAGCCAGAAGCCATGCGCGCTCTGGACGTTCACGCCAAGGACCTGAAAGCTAACGGCGCTCGCGTTGTTCTGGAAGGTAACACTGACGAACGTGGTACTCGTGAGTACAACATGGCACTGGGCGAGCGTCGTGCGAAAGCCGTTCAGCGCTACCTGGTACTGCAAGGTGTTGCTCCAGGCCAACTGGAACTGGTTTCCTACGGTAAAGAGCGTCCAGTTGCTACTGGCCACGACGAGCAGTCCTGGGCTCAAAACCGTCGCGTCGAACTGCGTAAGTAA
- the tolB gene encoding Tol-Pal system beta propeller repeat protein TolB, giving the protein MLVVICCMAGIAAADEKNILVTSGSDRATPIAVVPFGWQGGSVLPDDMAQIVSDDLRNSGYYAPIPKQNMISQPTQASEVIYRDWKALGAQYLMVGSIVPAGGRLQIQYALFNVATEQQVLTGSVSGTVDQLRDMAHYISDQSFEKLTGIKGAFSTRLLYVTAERFSVDNTRYTLQRSDYDGARAVTLLQSREPILSPRFAPDGKRIAYVSFEQRRPRIFVQHIDTGRREQITNFEGLNGAPAWSPDGSRLAFVLSKDGNPDIYVMNMGSRQISRVTSGPGINTEPFWGKDGSTIYFTSDRGGKPQIYKTSVGGGGAERVTFIGNYNANPKLSADEKTLVMIHRQDGFTNFRVAAQDLQRGTVKILTDTNLDESATVAPNGTMVIYATRQQGRGVLMLVSINGRVRLPLPTAQGEVREPSWSPYLN; this is encoded by the coding sequence ATGCTTGTCGTTATTTGCTGCATGGCAGGGATAGCGGCGGCGGATGAAAAGAACATCCTGGTCACCAGCGGTAGTGATCGGGCCACCCCGATCGCGGTTGTACCGTTTGGCTGGCAGGGCGGCAGCGTATTGCCGGACGACATGGCGCAGATTGTCAGTGATGACCTGCGCAACTCGGGTTACTACGCGCCGATTCCGAAACAGAACATGATCAGCCAGCCGACCCAGGCCAGCGAAGTCATCTACCGTGATTGGAAAGCCCTGGGCGCCCAGTACCTGATGGTAGGCAGCATTGTTCCGGCCGGTGGCCGCCTGCAGATTCAATACGCGTTGTTCAACGTCGCGACCGAGCAGCAAGTGCTGACCGGCAGCGTGTCGGGCACCGTGGATCAACTGCGTGACATGGCTCACTACATCTCCGATCAGTCATTCGAAAAACTGACCGGGATCAAGGGTGCCTTCTCCACGCGTCTGCTCTATGTGACGGCCGAACGTTTCTCGGTGGATAACACTCGCTACACCTTGCAGCGCTCCGACTATGACGGTGCTCGTGCCGTGACCCTGTTGCAATCCCGTGAGCCGATCCTGTCGCCACGCTTTGCTCCGGACGGCAAGCGTATTGCCTACGTATCCTTTGAGCAGCGTCGTCCACGGATCTTCGTTCAGCACATCGATACCGGTCGCCGTGAGCAGATCACCAACTTTGAAGGCCTCAACGGCGCACCTGCGTGGTCGCCGGATGGTTCGCGTCTGGCGTTCGTGCTGTCCAAGGACGGTAACCCTGATATCTACGTGATGAACATGGGCTCGCGCCAGATCTCCCGTGTGACCAGCGGCCCTGGTATCAACACCGAACCGTTCTGGGGCAAGGATGGTTCGACCATCTACTTCACCTCCGACCGGGGCGGCAAGCCACAAATCTATAAAACCAGCGTTGGCGGTGGTGGTGCGGAACGTGTGACCTTTATTGGTAACTACAACGCCAACCCGAAGCTTTCGGCTGATGAAAAGACGCTGGTGATGATTCACCGTCAGGATGGTTTCACTAATTTCCGGGTTGCGGCCCAGGATTTGCAGCGCGGAACCGTAAAAATCCTTACAGATACCAACCTTGATGAGTCAGCCACTGTTGCGCCCAACGGCACCATGGTAATCTACGCCACCCGCCAGCAGGGCCGGGGAGTCTTGATGCTCGTGTCCATAAATGGACGCGTAAGGCTCCCGCTTCCTACCGCTCAAGGCGAAGTCAGAGAACCGTCCTGGTCCCCTTACCTGAACTGA
- the tolA gene encoding cell envelope integrity protein TolA, with protein MHQQREPSASESYFWPSVWAVALHVLVFGMLFVSFAMTPDLPPAKPIVQATLYQLKSKSQATTQTNQKIAGEAQKSAARQTEVEQMEQKKVEQEAVKAAAEQKKEESAQKAEESKKADEAKKADEAKKADEAKKSEKAAEAKKAEEKQLADIAKKKSEEEAKKAAEEEAKKKAAEEAKKKIVEDAKKKAADDAKKKAEADEAKKKVADDAKKKAAADASKKKAQEAARKSTEDKKAQALADLLSDTPQRQQALADERGDQVAGSFDDLIRARAAEGWARPPSARKGMTVVLQIGMLPDGTVTSVSVAKSSGDGSFDSSAVAAVKNIGRLTEMQGMKPSDFAPYRSFKMTFTPEDLAL; from the coding sequence ATGCACCAACAGCGAGAGCCGTCCGCCTCGGAAAGCTACTTCTGGCCTAGCGTCTGGGCAGTTGCCCTGCACGTCCTGGTGTTTGGCATGCTGTTTGTCAGCTTTGCCATGACCCCGGACCTGCCGCCGGCCAAGCCGATCGTGCAGGCGACCCTGTATCAGCTGAAATCGAAAAGCCAGGCTACCACCCAGACCAATCAGAAGATTGCGGGTGAAGCCCAGAAGTCGGCTGCGCGCCAGACTGAAGTCGAGCAGATGGAACAGAAGAAGGTCGAGCAGGAAGCGGTGAAAGCGGCTGCGGAACAAAAGAAAGAAGAGTCTGCTCAAAAAGCCGAGGAATCGAAAAAGGCTGACGAGGCGAAGAAAGCTGACGAGGCGAAAAAGGCTGATGAAGCCAAGAAGTCCGAGAAGGCTGCCGAAGCCAAAAAGGCCGAAGAGAAACAATTGGCTGATATAGCCAAGAAGAAATCTGAAGAAGAAGCCAAGAAAGCTGCTGAAGAAGAGGCCAAGAAAAAGGCCGCTGAAGAAGCGAAGAAAAAGATAGTCGAAGACGCGAAGAAGAAAGCCGCGGACGACGCCAAGAAGAAAGCTGAAGCCGACGAGGCGAAGAAGAAAGTCGCCGACGACGCGAAGAAGAAAGCGGCTGCCGATGCCTCCAAGAAAAAGGCCCAGGAAGCAGCACGTAAATCGACCGAAGATAAAAAGGCCCAGGCCTTGGCCGATTTGCTTTCCGACACGCCGCAGCGTCAGCAGGCCTTGGCCGATGAGCGTGGTGATCAAGTTGCGGGCAGTTTCGACGATCTGATTCGGGCTCGGGCAGCAGAAGGGTGGGCACGTCCTCCTTCGGCACGTAAAGGTATGACAGTAGTGCTGCAGATCGGCATGTTGCCGGACGGTACGGTGACCTCGGTCAGCGTGGCCAAGTCCAGTGGCGATGGTTCGTTCGACAGTTCAGCGGTTGCAGCGGTCAAGAATATTGGCCGGTTGACCGAGATGCAGGGAATGAAACCAAGCGACTTCGCTCCCTACCGTTCATTCAAGATGACATTCACACCTGAGGATCTAGCCTTGTGA
- the tolR gene encoding protein TolR: protein MARARKKRKPVAEMNVVPYIDVMLVLLVIFMVTAPMLNQGVKVDLPKVSSEALPQDNNTQVLTISIKADKTYYWNLGSEVDTQKQQDKAMTLPQMTDAVTKIIRAGNEGGKHTQVFIRGDKVVDYGSVMGAMGGLQKAGVGNVGLITEAP from the coding sequence ATCGCTCGAGCTCGCAAAAAGCGCAAGCCGGTCGCCGAGATGAACGTAGTGCCTTACATCGACGTGATGTTGGTACTGCTGGTTATCTTCATGGTGACCGCGCCGATGCTCAATCAGGGCGTGAAGGTTGATCTGCCCAAGGTTTCCAGCGAAGCCTTGCCGCAAGACAACAACACCCAGGTCCTGACCATTTCGATCAAGGCTGACAAGACCTATTACTGGAACCTTGGCAGCGAAGTCGACACCCAGAAACAGCAGGACAAGGCCATGACCTTGCCGCAGATGACTGATGCTGTGACCAAGATCATTCGCGCCGGCAACGAAGGTGGCAAGCACACCCAGGTGTTCATTCGCGGCGACAAGGTCGTCGACTATGGCTCCGTGATGGGTGCCATGGGCGGGCTGCAGAAGGCCGGAGTCGGTAATGTTGGCTTGATTACCGAGGCGCCCTGA
- the tolQ gene encoding protein TolQ, which translates to MEPTVVDHSSMWSLVSNASVVVQLVMLILVAASVTSWVMIFQRSNLLRAGRRALESFEERFWSGIDLSKLYRQAGSNPDPDSGVEQIFRAGFKEFSRLRQQPGVDPEAVMEGVARAMRVAISREEEKLEQSLPFLATVGSVSPYIGLFGTVWGIMNSFRGLAQAQQATLATVAPGIAEALIATAIGLFAAIPAVIAYNRFAARGETLISRYYTFADEFQAILHRKVHTSEE; encoded by the coding sequence GTGGAACCTACCGTCGTCGACCATTCCTCCATGTGGAGCCTGGTCAGCAATGCCAGTGTCGTGGTTCAACTGGTTATGCTGATCCTGGTAGCCGCATCGGTTACCTCTTGGGTCATGATTTTTCAGCGCAGCAACCTGCTGCGCGCCGGTCGACGTGCCCTGGAGAGCTTCGAGGAGCGCTTCTGGTCGGGGATCGATCTGTCCAAACTCTACCGTCAGGCCGGCAGCAACCCCGACCCGGACTCGGGTGTCGAGCAGATCTTCCGTGCTGGCTTCAAGGAGTTCTCCCGTCTGCGCCAGCAGCCAGGCGTTGATCCGGAAGCGGTCATGGAAGGCGTGGCGCGTGCCATGCGCGTCGCCATTTCCCGTGAAGAAGAGAAGCTGGAACAGAGCCTGCCGTTCCTCGCCACTGTCGGCTCCGTCAGCCCGTACATCGGCCTGTTCGGTACCGTGTGGGGGATCATGAACTCCTTCCGTGGCCTGGCCCAGGCCCAGCAAGCGACCCTGGCCACTGTGGCCCCGGGTATCGCCGAAGCACTGATCGCTACCGCTATCGGTCTGTTCGCTGCCATTCCCGCAGTAATCGCTTACAACCGTTTTGCCGCCCGTGGCGAAACCTTGATCAGCCGTTACTACACCTTCGCCGATGAGTTCCAGGCGATCCTGCACCGTAAAGTGCACACCAGCGAAGAATAA
- the ybgC gene encoding tol-pal system-associated acyl-CoA thioesterase: MRAQNGDQSFAHRCRVYYEDTDAGGIVYYVNYLKFMERARTERLRELGFAQSTLVGEDLLFVVHSSEARYYAPARLDDELLVSAEITELNRASLRFKQQVRRATDATLLCEGQFLVACVRTNSLKPRAIPETLRAAFAGVSGAGKHSEQEI; the protein is encoded by the coding sequence ATGCGCGCGCAAAACGGGGATCAGTCGTTCGCACATCGCTGTCGCGTTTATTACGAGGACACCGATGCTGGCGGCATCGTTTATTACGTCAACTATCTCAAGTTCATGGAGCGGGCTCGAACCGAGCGGCTACGGGAGCTGGGCTTTGCCCAATCCACGCTGGTAGGGGAGGACCTGTTGTTTGTCGTGCATTCCAGCGAGGCCCGTTATTACGCGCCGGCGCGACTGGACGATGAACTGCTGGTCAGCGCAGAAATAACCGAATTGAACCGTGCCAGCCTGCGCTTTAAACAGCAGGTCAGGCGGGCTACGGATGCAACGCTGCTCTGTGAGGGGCAGTTCCTGGTGGCCTGTGTGCGCACCAACAGTTTGAAGCCTAGGGCCATTCCCGAAACTCTACGCGCGGCCTTCGCCGGCGTGAGCGGCGCGGGTAAACATTCAGAGCAGGAGATTTAG
- the ruvB gene encoding Holliday junction branch migration DNA helicase RuvB, with translation MIEADRLIAATGPRDREEVQDRAIRPLSLAEYIGQPTVREQMELFIQAARGRNESLDHTLIFGPPGLGKTTLANIIAQEMGVSIKSTSGPVLERPGDLAALLTNLEPHDVLFIDEIHRLSPIVEEVLYPAMEDFQLDIMIGEGPAARSIKLDLPPFTLVGATTRAGMLTNPLRDRFGIVQRLEFYSTADLATIVGRSAGILGLPLDPEGGFEIARRARGTPRIANRLLRRVRDFAEVRAKGHITKAVADLALNLLDVDEHGFDHQDRRLLLTMIEKFDGGPVGVDSLAAAISEERHTIEDVLEPYLIQQGYIMRTPRGRVVTRHAYLHFGLNIPSRLGEMPVVDEFLDAVDD, from the coding sequence GTGATTGAAGCTGATCGTCTGATCGCGGCCACTGGCCCCCGTGACCGTGAAGAGGTCCAGGACCGGGCTATCCGCCCCCTGAGCCTGGCCGAATACATCGGCCAGCCCACCGTGCGTGAGCAGATGGAGTTGTTTATCCAGGCCGCACGCGGGCGCAATGAGTCCCTGGATCACACGCTGATCTTCGGCCCGCCCGGCTTGGGTAAAACCACCCTGGCCAATATCATTGCCCAGGAAATGGGTGTGTCCATCAAGAGCACGTCGGGCCCGGTGCTGGAGCGTCCGGGCGATCTGGCGGCGCTGCTGACCAACCTTGAGCCTCATGATGTGCTGTTCATCGACGAGATCCACCGGCTTTCGCCTATCGTCGAAGAAGTGCTGTACCCGGCCATGGAAGACTTCCAGCTGGACATCATGATCGGCGAAGGGCCGGCGGCGCGCTCGATCAAACTTGACCTGCCACCGTTTACCCTGGTGGGTGCCACTACCCGTGCCGGGATGCTGACCAATCCGCTGCGAGACCGTTTCGGCATTGTTCAACGTCTAGAGTTCTATAGCACAGCGGATCTGGCCACGATCGTCGGACGTTCAGCCGGGATTCTTGGTTTACCGCTCGATCCTGAAGGTGGCTTTGAAATCGCCCGTCGCGCCCGTGGTACGCCACGGATTGCCAACCGCTTGTTGCGCCGTGTACGGGACTTTGCCGAAGTGCGTGCCAAGGGGCATATCACCAAGGCGGTCGCGGACTTGGCATTGAACCTGCTGGATGTCGATGAGCATGGCTTCGACCATCAGGATCGACGTCTACTCTTGACCATGATCGAGAAGTTCGACGGCGGCCCTGTGGGCGTGGATAGCCTGGCGGCAGCCATCAGTGAGGAGCGTCATACCATTGAGGACGTGCTGGAGCCTTACCTGATCCAGCAGGGCTATATCATGCGTACGCCTCGGGGGCGTGTGGTGACGCGTCATGCTTACCTGCATTTTGGGTTAAACATTCCGTCACGATTGGGTGAGATGCCCGTGGTAGACGAATTCCTCGATGCAGTGGACGATTAA
- the ruvA gene encoding Holliday junction branch migration protein RuvA, with protein sequence MIGRLRGTLAEKQPPHLILDVNGLGYELEVPMTTLYRLPSIGEPLTLHTHLVVREDAQLLYGFIGKRDRDFFRELIRLNGVGPKLALALMSSLEVDELVRCVSAQDTSALTKVPGVGKKTAERLLVELKDRFKAWETVPSMFALVPNQPDMPASQVASAESDAVSALISLGYKPQEASKAVSAIKDKNLSSEDMIRRALKGMI encoded by the coding sequence GTGATTGGACGTTTGCGCGGCACGTTGGCTGAGAAACAGCCGCCGCACTTGATTCTGGATGTAAACGGGTTGGGGTATGAGCTGGAAGTACCCATGACGACCCTTTATCGCCTGCCGTCGATCGGTGAGCCGCTGACGTTGCACACGCATCTGGTGGTGCGCGAAGACGCGCAATTGCTCTATGGTTTCATCGGCAAGCGTGACCGCGACTTCTTTCGTGAGCTGATTCGCCTCAATGGCGTCGGCCCGAAGCTGGCGCTGGCCTTGATGTCGAGCCTTGAGGTCGACGAGCTGGTGCGTTGTGTATCTGCCCAGGACACCTCAGCCTTGACCAAGGTGCCCGGTGTCGGTAAGAAAACCGCCGAACGTTTGCTGGTAGAGCTCAAGGATCGCTTCAAGGCCTGGGAAACCGTGCCGAGTATGTTTGCCCTGGTGCCCAATCAGCCGGATATGCCGGCTTCTCAAGTGGCCAGTGCCGAAAGTGATGCTGTCAGCGCGCTGATTTCTCTGGGTTACAAGCCTCAGGAAGCCAGCAAAGCCGTGTCGGCGATCAAGGACAAGAACCTGAGCAGCGAAGACATGATCCGCCGTGCCCTGAAGGGAATGATTTAA
- the ruvC gene encoding crossover junction endodeoxyribonuclease RuvC — MTLILGIDPGSRITGFGVVQHTPRGCVYVASGCIRTGAGELAERLQIVYRGVREVIQTYGPVTMGIEKVFMAKNADSALKLGQARGAAIVAGAEEGMEIAEYTATQVKQAVVGTGAANKEQVQMMVMHMLKLTAKPQIDASDALAIAICHAHTRSSLLPHGLGTARSRGGRLRL, encoded by the coding sequence ATGACTCTAATCCTAGGTATCGACCCCGGTTCGCGAATTACCGGCTTTGGCGTGGTGCAACACACCCCGCGAGGCTGTGTCTACGTCGCCTCGGGCTGTATCCGTACCGGTGCGGGCGAGCTGGCCGAGCGCTTGCAGATCGTTTACCGCGGCGTACGTGAAGTGATCCAGACCTACGGTCCGGTGACCATGGGTATTGAAAAGGTCTTCATGGCTAAAAACGCCGACTCGGCCTTGAAGCTGGGCCAGGCCCGTGGCGCCGCCATCGTTGCAGGTGCCGAAGAGGGCATGGAGATCGCCGAATACACCGCGACCCAGGTCAAACAAGCAGTCGTTGGCACCGGTGCGGCCAATAAAGAGCAGGTGCAGATGATGGTCATGCACATGCTCAAGCTCACCGCCAAGCCGCAAATCGACGCCTCCGACGCCCTGGCCATTGCCATTTGTCATGCCCATACCCGTTCCAGTCTGCTGCCTCACGGGTTGGGCACAGCACGCAGTCGTGGCGGCCGCCTGCGTCTCTGA